One Triticum dicoccoides isolate Atlit2015 ecotype Zavitan chromosome 3B, WEW_v2.0, whole genome shotgun sequence genomic window, TTACACATGTAAGATGAAGGTCCACTAGCACATATGTCCGTGCGTTGTAACGGAAGAAAAAATAATAGGATATCCTTAACGTTGTATAGAGCCATATCCTACATCGACTTGTAAAATTACGGACCAAGGAGATGCTTCCCAAGGGAACAAACATGAGTCCGACTCTGTGCATTGATTACAAGCATGAACGGATTGATTAAGGCTGGCCTTTTCCTGACGGCTTCCAGGATAGAAGCGCATTTGTAACTGCCACAAGCTGGTCGTCAAGGTCGCCAATCTTGGTGACAAAAACATACTATATATGTCGATGCAATTAGGGGAGGGACGACCTAACAATCCAATCCAATCCATCAAGTCTTTACACATGGACAGATCACTTAGCCACGTCCATATTTTGCAGGTTGAAAATGATCGATGCGCTATTTTTTCGGTTCTTTGATCGATGGCATTTTATTGGCACATATTCAATCGCCCTAAGCGAttagtttttttttgcgggtggtAAGCGATTAGTTCTTTTCAATATACGGTACCACATATTAGCCAAATCGTATATACATAGCTGACTGCATGCACAAAGCGCAAGAGCCGGATGCACTAAGAGCATCTCTACCCGTTCGGCCCCCCAGTGCATAGGCCGGCGCTCTTTCGGGCGCTCACCCGACGATTTTTAGGCCTTGGAAGCGATCAAGGCCCCAGCCACGCCCCAGGTGCCGCTCCCAAGGCGCCGCAAATTCAAACTTGGTCCATTTCCGCTCCAAAAAAAGGCCACAAGCCCGGCGATCGGCgccacagttcggcgatcaaaTGAAAAGTTCGGCGGTCCTGTGCGGCAGCGGGGTCTCCTGAGGCGACGGGGGCGagcttcgggcggcggcggcgccgttggCGGCGGGGCTGCGCGGCAGCGCGGGCTGGCGGCGCCCGCCCGACCCAGatctgggcctgggcgggccggcgtCTGGCGTGGCGTTGGTGCAATCATCAGGAAGCGGTGACGAGCGGCGATGATCGGCGGGGGCTGGTGGCGTCGACGCCAGCCTGCTGCAGCGTGGCCGGCGGGGCTTAGCGGGCCCATTTTCGGAcctggccgggccaggggtggcctgatatgccccgctgccgtgtccggacggctaccgcgacggtgccggaggcGCGAGCCTCCCACACGACGGCGCTGGAGGTGGTTCCCTCCTGCTCGGCCTTGGTGCTGCTGCTCCCGTCACTTGGATCTTCTCTCCGGTCTTCTTGACCTCGTGGTGGTGCTCGCATCAAGACGGCGTTGGTGGCGGCGCAACCGTGATGGCGCATGGTTGGGCGGTGGTTTGGTTGGTCGGCTCCGATTGGCTGGTGGGGTTTggcgtgcgggagaaatccttgccggttcgtccggctccgatgcggtgacaccgACGGGTGCCACTATCCCTTCTTGGAGGGTGTCGGGAGTAGCTATCCCCCACCTCCCTCCACGCACTGGGGGAAATCCTTGGACTTGTCCGGGCAGCAGTGTCGTCGGCGTCGCATTCCTTCTTGGAAGTGCTGCTTAGTTCGCGGTAGATCGGAGCCTCGGGCTGTGGTGGTTTGTTCCGGAAGGCGCTGCGGTCGCGGTTCTGCCTCGCTTTGTCGAGCTGCCGCTGTTGgcatttatttctttttctttttctttgggcttGAAGTGCTGCTTGCCCCAGCATTGTGTTATGTACAATGGTggtttgctttggaatacaaagcggggggaaaccctttttcgataAAAGTTCGGCGTACAAAAAGAAAGGCCGCGCAGGGCAATGTATCAAACGGCGATGACGGCCTCTGGCATTTGAGGAGTCGGCATGCACGGGCTGGGCGACATCGGCGCGGCTTCTGTGTTGGGCGGCGTCGGCGCGGTTTCTATGCTGCTGGGCGTCGCGAAGGCATCATCACTCGGGCTTGGCGGCGGGCGTTGGCGTGGGAGTTGGTGGCGGCGTTGCCGATATCTGGTTCAGAATGAGGTCCCGCTccaccaggtaccacgccttgagcttctcgccGCCGCTCTAGAGCATGTCCGCGCCACCCAtcaggaaagccaggtcggtgttcctcttcttcgcggcgacgttggtccggagcaAGTCGACGTTGGTCCGGAGCAAGTCGAGTTTGACGGCGCTGTTCatcatcaacgccgaccaccgcgcctcggtttTCTCTTCCCGCAAGGCGGCCCGGGTcttggcgtcggcgaggcaatgctcgatggactcttgcACACGTGTGGTAGACGACTCGACGTGTTTcgccttcttggcccctttgttgcCGTCCGGGCGCCCGTCTGCCACGCCCGGCATCGGTGCGACCGGCTTGTACatctccttggccttggcgagggtgcgctggacatccgcccacttctcgcacttgtcgatccgcttgaagacgtggaggtacttgaactcttGGTCGTTGTTGTCCTGGCGAAACATGGCGAACATCCGCAGCAGCTGCGCCGAGGAACATCAGTCGGCGGGCGCGCTCATGACGAAAAAAAAGGAGAGGCCGGCATGTTATACCTGATCCTCGACGCTGGCGCCGCTCTCTAGGCGAGCCGCAATCTCCTCGAcaatcccatgccatttgttgcacgccgtttTGGATGAGCCCCCAATGGTTCGTCATTGCCTTCGAAcggcgctgcatgtagacgcctttgaagtaggggagcTTTGATGTGGTCCCAATACGTGTTGACActctggttcgtgccggtgatcggattgaggcagacgactttccacgcTTCGGCGAGGCACTCATCCTCCTgggacgcccacttgatgcgcggctcgccggTCTTGGCCgcccacttcttcttcctcttcccttTCCTCGCCGGAGCatgcgccggctcctcctcctcctctggctcttcctcgccgtagttgagctcgccgtccatgtcgtcgttgaggtccattGTATTGTCTTGGGCAGTGAACCCGGGGAAGGCGGCGGCAACGGCCGAGCCGGTCGTGATGATGTGACGAGAAGACTTGTGAGAAGAGCAGCGCACAACGGCGGAGAGGTGGCGTCGGGGAGGCTGTGTACACCGGCGGCGAGTAGGTGtacggagggtactgcacgccggcggAGGCGGGTGAGGACGTGCGGGCGTGCAACCCAGGGTTGTGGCGACGGCGAGAAGCCGGCCGGAGATCCGACGCTTTGCTCCGTGTCCTGGGCCTGGCCGCTCTCTGCTAAGATAAGCATTCATAAACATATCTGTATCATTCCAATTTTATCGGATGTCCCCGAAGGGACGAGTCACTTGCCGCGCTCGGGCTTATAAAAAGGTGGGTCTCTCCTCGGCtggccgatgtgggactaaacatcaACGAGTATTCTTTGTCCGTCACGCAGCTGATTCCCGACCGTAATAACTGTTTTTTAACTGTTTCATTTGTTTTTCATCTCTTGACCCTAAATTTTTCCAATGGTTGACAAAGAAATTTTTCGATGTCTTTTTCCTTCAAAGAATGTGCTCACCTAAAATATTTCACTAGATTTGCTGCAAGATGGATAGAGGAACTTGTCCTTCCCTTGAGCCCCATGCCCGGAGCACTCCAAAATCATCTTTGTTCTCTTCGATTTGTTTGGGCGATCTTTATTGTTTTGATGTCTCGTAGATAGAGGAACTCTTTGACGGCTCCACAAGCATGCCATTTTTTATCTGGTTCTACTGAAAGCAGACAAGACATCCCTGCTTAATTCTTGGCCTCTGCGAGATTTCCGTGAAGATATTACTCAAACTCTTCAGAGAGTGTCATTAAGAAGAATGAGTTTGCTAATGTAATCAACCAAGTCGTTGTAGTATAGTGGTAAGTATTCCCGCCTGTCACGCCGgtgacccgggttcgatccccggCAAAGAAAGTAGTTACTGAAACCTCATCCTCCTCTGTACTGCACGCACGCAATGTGTTGATTTCTTGTGACTAATCTTGCAGAATTGGTTTCCATAAGTCTATAAATATAATCTTTGGGTTCAGAAAGGAAATGACGGCGTGTTTTTTTTATGCTGTGTCGAAATTTCGCTTTTATCGACGCAACCATCAAAAGTAGCTTGTTTGGATGTGTATGTGGTCTGATCAGTACAGTCAATACGACGAACCGACATATGCCTACGTAAGAGAACCGACCTTCAGCTGAAGGCGTCGTCAGGAGTGAAGGGGCTCGGATGGGAGGATTTGTAGGCGCGGGGCTGTGGTTGCTTGAGTTTCGAGCTCGTGCGAATGTGGTGTGGGCGGTAGACACCATCGTCTCTTCTGGTTGGTGCTCTCGATCCTCACGGAAGGGGATAGGGTTCCCCTTCCCAATGGCAGTGGCAGTGGCGTCATTTAAACCGGAGACACCTGGGTCTACTCAATGATGGTGCTTTGTTGCGTTGCCTCTCACATCTTTGTTTGGTTCCCTGCCGCCTCCTCTTCGGTGTCAGACTCCATGAAGCTTTCCTTCTCCAACTAGTTGGGCGTAGACAGTGGCGGTGCTGCCGGCATGGCTTGTCCCAAATCGAGGTGGTCGCTCTAGGTCCACCGTGCGATGTGAGGGCGACATTCTTCTAGCTCTCGGGTGAGCTTCTCTGAATATCGACGGTACGACGCCCACGAGCCATGGTGAGGGGGTAGGGTCCCTCTCCGGTGACAGAGAAGGAAGTTGATGTGTTCCCTCCTTCATTAGGTGCTCCTGGAGGAATGTCCATCTTTGACGGTTGGCTCATCTACACCCGGTGAACAGTATaatcaaaataaatagtaaaaaaattaaaacATTCTGAAACTTTTCTACAAGCAAGATACTTGAGTGCACCAGGTGCGTGCCAAATTTCATGGGTAAAACGGCATTTGAGGAGCCCATGCtaaaaaaaagacaaaatcagctaTGAACAGTTTTTTTTTCAAACTTTCTCACATACTACCTGAAATTTATCTTTCTTGCCACGACCTCCTCGGATGTCCAAACTCCACCAAATTTGGCACGGACATCACACATTAGGTCATCTTGcaccacaaaaaaaattggaaGTTTTGAACTTTTTTACTATTTTAAAGAATTTTACTGTTCACGGATGGGAGCATCTAGACCTGGGTGCACAAACGCCACGTCCTATTGGGGATATTCAAAATGGTGTTATCCTTTCTTTTGTTTTTGTTATGTTATCACCTGGTAATGGAACCTGATCTAATTTTGGATTGAATGAAAAAGAAACTTCTCAGGATATTTATGCAGCCACCTGACATTTCTCTCGGTACAAAGCCGGCTCTGGTTGTcgtcgtccatgtcgccgtcgccaatTCTACAATTTTCAATCGTGACTTATATTAAATAACCTATTATATAATTTAAATATTAGCCACAATTCAATATTCATCTCAAAATTTAAAATTTAAAATCTTTTAATTCTACAAACATTCTTAAACTACATACTTATGAGTTATAAAATTGTGCGTATAATTATGAAAATGTTTCTATAATTAAAATAATACTGATGAATTATAATTTATAATTAATTGTATTATTTAAAACTATACGAACATTTTATATAATTGATATAAATTATTTAGAACATATGAGTATTTTTTTAATAATACGTGAACATTTTTTCATTTAATTAAGATTGCATATTCAAATGTTTAAATTTGCTAATCAACATTTATATGTATGATATTTATAAGACATGAATATTCAAACATTATTTTTATTACTTATATATGTTTTACAAATATCTTAAGAAACTAACATGTGCAAAATGGGCTCCACTAACTGCAGACCATTTAAGCCTAGCGAGTTTCTAGATTATAGTACATTAAGTTATTTATCTATACTGGACATAAAAAAATGATGGATTTTTAAAAAATATATTGTTTTTCTTATATAACTTTTGAAACTATGGATTCAATTTAATAAATCTCAATTATATACCCTGATCGTCCTCCCCTATGCCGAATTGCGACTCTTCGTCCACACATGGGTAGAAGAGGCCCTTTCCGGTCATGTTTGGGTCGAAGATCACTCTTCCTCCGTAGGAAGGCCCAAGAGTAGGTCTTCCTCCATGTAAAATGTGGAAGAGTGTTTTCCTTCACTTAATAGAGAAAGAGTTCATGTAACACATGAAAGAGTGACATCCACCTAGCATGTGCACGTCCCCTATACACCATAGCACCTCTTGGTCAAAACATCGTGCCACAAGGACCAGATCGACGAGGAGAATCCATTCAGATGAAGAACCACTTGAATCATGCATTGTGGAGGACTAATTTTGCCTTTCAGTCTACATTGATCACCGAATTTCTACATCACCCTCAATGAGATATTTTTGAATTAATTGCACACATCTATTCATCTAGATGTCACCAACATCATATGCATTACCCctcttcaaattgtttttattgtcgaAGTTGGAAACATCCGGTTCACGTCCTAGGATAGGACGGGTCATGGTGTGCGCGACCAGTGACAAGAATAGTATGAGGGACAATGTCTATGAAGTTGGCAGTATCTAGATGAGTAGATGTGTGAGAGTaattggaatattactcaccgtgcgGGATGTAGGCTAGCGATGGTTGGTGTAGACCAATCGACATAATTCATTCTCCATGATGCATCGTTAAAGCTATTCTTTGTCTCACCCGCAAAAGAAAAGCTATTCTTCATCTGAATGGGTTTTTATAATCGATAAAGTCCAGTTGGCGTGAGGATTCGACAAGGGGAGCTCCAGGTCGAAGGGGGTGTGATTTTGCGTGAGGTATCGTGGTTCCTCATATTTTTGTTTACATGATGAAGGAAGACTCACTCTTCGATCTTTCCTGAAAAGAAGAGTGCTCTTTGGTCCACACAAGGACGAAAAGGGCCTCTTCGGCCCATGCGAGGACGAAGAGTCACTCTTCGGCCCAGGGAAGGACAACGGAGTTATACAAATGATATCTTCTAAATCCGTATCATATTTTTGAGATTtcattaaaataaataaaaaaagaattcAAGATTGTGTGTGTGACTCGTAGGTCTCGAGTTTGATTCATCATTGCCGCATTTTTTTGTGTTAATTTCCCCTTTGTAATGACAAATGGAACTCGCCTTGTTGGGGGCTTTTCCAATGAAAAACAATCCGAGCGCGGTTTTTGCAAAAAAACAGGCCACACACCTCATCTTCACTGTCTAGTCATTCATCGTGGGTCCCGTGCCACACTGCCGCGCCTCATCAGCATCGTTTTCATATCCAAACACAATTTGCACTGTACATGCACGCCCGAGCCAAGTTCCAACACCCGCTTAATGTATGCCACAAATTTCGGTACTAAAGTGACTTTTGTTAGTCAATTTTAAACACCGGTAGTGTAATCCATTCTTTTGGAGATTTTCctagtatttttttgaatttattgtaGCTCGGGAGCAAATGAGATCGGATGGATTTTCGTATACAGATACTGTAGGTCGATATATGCCCCGGTTCACCATGTAGTAAAAAAAGATACTGTAGTAAAAAAAGAAAGATGTGGCGTGCGTCGCTAACCATGCCAGTGCCTGACGTTGCGGCAGTGCCGTAGCTGCAGCCATAGGCATAGCCTCGTAGGGGAGTGGCGACTTGACGCTGTACGTTTACTACTTCGCTAGTAACGAACCAGCTCAGCTGGATAGTCAAAGATGCTCGTTGCAGATCATACAGAGTTGCTCCCGTCGTGAACATCCGTTTAAACTTCAAGTAATTCCTGATGGAGAAAGTATATTTCTCCTTTCATTTATAGACTAATCATGTATACCTAAATAGTCGATTTTCAGTAACTCAAATTTTCTGAATATATAACTATGCCAACTCATCATGTCACATGTACTATCTACGGGTTCTTTAAttagcatctactccctccgttccgatttactcgtcatggttttagttcaaatttgaactaaaaccacgacgagtaaatcagaacggagggagtaagattTTGTCTGAAGTCATTTAACAAACTTTAtagaaaatatcaacattcacaatatgaaattaaTATCATTAGACGTGTCATGCATTTTATGAAGTttaatattgtagatgttgatatcttTCCATACAAATATGATCAAACTTTACGAGGTTGTTGTGTAGAGAGTAAAAAGGACTGGAGGTAGTATAATGGGGAAGAACTCGTCCGAATGTCTGGGACGGAGCGCCTGTAGGTCACTTGCTAGCTCCGAAGCCGCCACGGCCGGGGCGCCTCGAGCTGCTAGTGCTCACTTGTCGGACGCAATGAATTCCCGCCGGAATGACTCGAATGACGGAGCTCGGACGGATTCCTCCCTGGGTCGGCGGAGAGCCAGGCGGATGACAAACTCCTGATTGTCTGCCATGCCGGAAATGAGCTGCGGTTGGATCAGAGCAGGGCAAAGCGAAAGTGGAGTGGCTAGGGTTTCGCCTCAATGCGAAAAGAGAGGGGATATTTGTGGGGTCAGGGTGAGCCAGCTTGCGCCAGATCCAACATGATAGACACATGCGGGCCTCCCCATATTTGCCCCGAGATATGGGCTGATTTGAGGGGTGTCAACCATCATGAACGTTTAGTGGTGGATTAAGGGGTTTGGTTGGGTTGCATTTTCGTGACCAGGCCATCTGTCCAACATATATAAGGGTGGTTCGAGTGGTCCGTCCGCAAGTAATTTACACACGTAAAAGGTTACGAATACGTGTGGGTAAAAAAAGAACAATTTATTTCGCTTTGTTAACTTGGTGTTCTGCTCACCTAATATTTTCTAAACAACAATGGGTACTCTCTTAGCAAATGCGCAATTTTCACTGACTCTTAACAACATATCAATTCATCCGACCTCCGCATCAATTAAGTTCTCTTCAATCTTCATAACCTATACCAACACCCAAATCACAAATGCAAATGAAAATGCTTGGATCACTAAAGTTATGAACCCTCACACAATGCATAAGCAGCAATTTCTTAATAAACACATAGGCATCCAAACATCGTTACATCGAATCCAACAGCCACAAAATAGTTTTCACCGTTGGAAATTAGCAAAGCACCTGGTCCGATGTTGAAGTACTACCACTAAATTGCAACCAAAATCCATCATCTCCAAAATGCACGAGACCCTTTCCAAACTAACCTAAACCTTGCATTAGTTAGTGACTAAGCGTAGTGCAGTCCTGTCATCAGGAGGTGAACTTGTCAATGCGGATCTTGAGAGACATCCGCCGGGACGCCCCCGCCCCAACCAGCAACTTGGGCGGCACCGCCAGGTACGCCAGCTCCTCGACGGCGACGGCGCCGGGCGCCGTGCTGCTCGTCACCTCGATCTCTGCCATGACGGAGTCGGCCTTGCggttcggcgccggcgccggcccgcTCGCCCACACCTTGAGCGTGTACCGCGGCCACAGCATCGCCTCCGCCCTGACGCACACCGCCGACACGGCCGCGCCGTAGCCGAGCGCGCCGCCGACCATGAGGAACGCGCGGTCGTCCTCGTCCCCGACCAGCAGGCCCCGCGGCTCCAGCGACGCCGGCACCTGGAGCGTGAggaccttgccgtactggaagttGTAGACCGGCATCGAGTGGAGGGCGGTCAGGTGGCCGAGGAGCGCCGGCGCCGGGCCGACGAAGCCGCAGCCGGGGACCGCGCAGTCGCAGGGTGCGTGCGGGCACTCGCCGCGGTGACTGGTGAGCTCGTGGTAGGTGACGTAGCGCCCGCAGCCGTCGTGGTCGCACTCGGCCGTGGTCGAGGAGACGACGGCGTCCATCACCGTGCTGCGGACGTCGAAGGCGCCGCCGCACTCCGCGCAGGGCTCCACGAGGCAGCCGCCGCAGGCCACATGCCCGCCCTTGCACTGCGCGGACCGGCCGGAGAGATCAAACACTAGCTGCTGTAGCGGAGTCGAATCGAACCGAAGTGAAACGAGGGAGGCGAACCTGAAGGACGGGGGGCttcaagggggtgatgcagaggggGCAATGGAGCAGGGTCACGTCCATCTTCACGGCGATCTCCATCCTGGAGCCGTGGTCCACCGCCACGACCGCGGCCCCGTCTCCGGCCGTTTGGAGCACGGCCATCTCTTGCTTCACCGATGCATGGAGGAGGAGTGGCTCGGCGGCCAGCCTCGGCTTCTTGGAGCTCTGCTGGTCGCCcccctccgtcgccgccgccgagccctcgcAGCCGGCCGCAACCTGCATCCTGGAAGAAGCTCGGCCCTGTTTTTGGTGTGGGTGCGAGAGGTGGAGTGAGCACGGTAAAAGAAGCAGCAGATGGTGAGTTATTGGACATTGGTTGACAGCGGCTAGTCGAGGAGTAAAAAGGTGGCGTGCGTCAGTGCGTGGCCAGCCATTGCCATAGCTGCACCGCGCAGCCATAGATAGGCTCGTGGGGTGCGGCAGGGTGCTAGGCCCTAGTTGATTCCAAGGATTCTCACAACGTAGTGACAAGAAAAATACATGATTAAAAGTGGCACGTCCATTTGAATTCTATGGGATTAACACAAAATGTTTGATgccaaaagagaaaacaaaaattgTAAAAAGAAGGTTAAAGTGGATTCTAGATTTCTAAAAAATTCCTATATGATTCTATCATTAAACTCATTAAGGCGCATTGGAAGGTCGGTCAGCCAGCGATGCCACGTGGCGCACGCTGGTTGGCCGCGGTAAGaaagttttttaatttttttcaagattATTTTTAGAAGATGGAGTGagactttttcctttttttagcaaagcttTTATTGGCTTGTTTTTCTTTTTCAGATGGCTGTGATGTCCATGTAATGCGAGAAagtttttttttaatattttttagaTGAAGATgagtttttctctttttttaagaTGGAGAACGCGCGCACAATTTCCTCTTAAGCGACTCGTAATGGTGGGCCCCAACCACTAGTATGAATCAGACAATCAACATAGGAAAAAATTCTAAGAACTCTAATCCTTCAAAAAATCATATAGAATCCCTTTGAGTGAAAGGAGCTCTTATTCTATTGAATGGCAGTTGTGCGGTGCCAGGTAGAGCACCCCTTTCACGACATCTTCAACCAATCTTCTAAAAGtctttaggcctcctttggttcagagGGTAAGAAATATCATAGGGCTAGGAAACTTGTAGAAAATAAGATGTCCTGCATCTCAAGTCCCATGAATACGAATAAGAAAATAAATGTCTCTTGGTTCACATCATTGGTTGACAGCTACTAGTCAAGCAGTGCGGTGCAGCTATGGTTATGGTGGAGTGCGGGAGGGTGCGCGACTTTTAGGCCCTCTTTTGATTCGCATGATTTTCAAAACAAACCCCGGATGGCCAGCCAAACAAAAAGTTTGCATTTTGGAGGAGCATGCGAACTCCAAGCAGTCTAGATGAAATCTGGTTTAATACACGCACAGGGCATTACGTTGTTAGTATCTTCAATGTACATAAAGCGAGGCTCACCTGATTATAGAAGGCTTGACATGACACGACCCATGTCGGACTGGCTTTGAGGATTGGCCTGGCACACGAGTTAAAAAGGGGCGGCCTAACATGAAACGACAGCATGCCGACCAACGTTTAAAGGGCCAAAAGAGCCCTAAAAGAGAAAAAACAACCCTTAAAAGGCCAAAACAGTCCTAAAGCGGCAAAAAAACATTAAAAAGGCCAAAGCAACCCTAAAAAGGCGCAACGATTAAAAGGTTCATGTCATGCCCGAGCCCGACCTTAAGGTCTGTACTTGGGGATCAACATTATTCCATGGCTGCCCGAAGGCCGCTCCAACCCTTTTATTCATGTGTCATGTCGGGCATGTACAGGGCCAAAATTCTGTGCCCGTGGGGCCGACCAACAGGGTCCAACATtacaactgttggggaacatagtaatttcaaaaaaaaatcctacgcacactcaagatcatggtgatgtatagcaacgagaggggagagtgttgtccacgtaccgtcgtagaccgtaagcggaagcgttatgacaacgcggttgatgtagtcgtatgtcttctcgatcgaccgatcctagtaccgaacgtacgtcaccttcgcgatctgcacacgttcagctcggtgacgtcccacgaactgacgatccagtagagcttcgagggagagcttcatcagcacgacggcgtgatgacggtgatgatgaagctaccggcgcagggcttcgcctaagcactacaacgatatgagcgaggtggattatggtgcagGGGGTTACCACAaatggcttggaacaatcaacttgtgtgttctagggtgccccctgcccccgtatataaaggagcaaagggggaggccggccggtcttggggcacgccaaggagaggggggagtcctcctagtgggagtaggactcccctttcctagtcccactaggaaggaggaaggaggaatgaaggagagggagagacggaggaaagagggggcgccacacccccctccttgtccaattcaaacTCCCAAGGGGGGCAAccctaggccctctcctctctctcccacaaggcccatgttggcccattagttccccccgggggttccgataacccctcagcactccgataaatatccgacgacccccggaactcatcggtgttcgaatatagtcgtccaatatatcaatctttatgtctcgaccatttcgagactccttgttatgtccttgatcacatccgggactctaaactatcttaggtacatcaaaacacataaactcataatactgattgtcaccgaacgttaagcgtccggaccctatgggtttgagaactatgtagacatgaccgagactcatctccgttcaataaccaatagcaga contains:
- the LOC119280714 gene encoding E3 ubiquitin-protein ligase sina-like, whose amino-acid sequence is MQVAAGCEGSAAATEGGDQQSSKKPRLAAEPLLLHASVKQEMAVLQTAGDGAAVVAVDHGSRMEIAVKMDVTLLHCPLCITPLKPPVLQCKGGHVACGGCLVEPCAECGGAFDVRSTVMDAVVSSTTAECDHDGCGRYVTYHELTSHRGECPHAPCDCAVPGCGFVGPAPALLGHLTALHSMPVYNFQYGKVLTLQVPASLEPRGLLVGDEDDRAFLMVGGALGYGAAVSAVCVRAEAMLWPRYTLKVWASGPAPAPNRKADSVMAEIEVTSSTAPGAVAVEELAYLAVPPKLLVGAGASRRMSLKIRIDKFTS